In the Pontibacillus yanchengensis genome, one interval contains:
- the kynB gene encoding arylformamidase, which yields MSIIDISRRLEQGTPTWPGDTPFSYSVSWSKEESGSVNVGKLEMSIHTGTHVDAPFHFMNNGERIYDLDPELYVGPALLIDVINLSSIAAKDIEQIDLTNVRRILFKTNSWTDYTTFPEEVTYIEADVAPYLAKHNIKLIGVDVPSVDPLDSKELQAHHALHTNHIHILEGLALHGVTAGWYELMALPLPIVEGDGSPVRAVLRSYQA from the coding sequence ATGTCGATCATTGATATTTCCAGAAGATTGGAGCAAGGGACCCCTACATGGCCAGGGGATACCCCTTTCTCTTATTCAGTCAGTTGGTCAAAAGAAGAAAGTGGTTCTGTGAATGTTGGCAAGCTAGAAATGAGTATCCATACTGGCACGCATGTAGATGCACCATTTCATTTCATGAATAATGGCGAACGTATCTATGATCTTGATCCCGAATTATATGTTGGCCCAGCGCTTTTGATTGATGTGATCAATCTCTCGAGTATAGCAGCCAAAGATATTGAACAAATCGACTTAACAAACGTTAGGCGCATCCTTTTTAAAACTAACTCATGGACAGATTATACGACGTTTCCAGAAGAGGTTACATACATAGAAGCGGATGTAGCCCCATACTTAGCCAAACACAATATAAAACTAATTGGCGTTGATGTTCCATCGGTCGATCCATTAGACAGTAAAGAATTACAGGCTCACCACGCATTACATACTAATCATATTCATATTTTAGAAGGGCTAGCTCTTCACGGCGTAACAGCTGGATGGTATGAGCTCATGGCGCTACCATTACCTATTGTCGAAGGGGATGGGAGTCCAGTTCGAGCTGTTTTGCGATCATATCAAGCGTGA
- a CDS encoding tryptophan 2,3-dioxygenase family protein, protein MNYYKKENKTDYETYIQTEELLTLQKPEQDLSCQDELTFQTIHQIAELHFKLMIQYMHIAHNHMTNGEVEAATEQIRRVNMHLDHLPNVFDMVKVISPNDYHTIRLALGQGSGQDSPGFNEVLRLGPTLWEPFERILQKNNLTPLAIQQQPESYPRLFHLMQALIRFDENFQSFRHQHLQLVRRMIGLHTNSLKGIPAQMLEKGVKYEFFPKLWESICELTDWTGSSYNTKPLDKN, encoded by the coding sequence ATGAATTATTATAAGAAAGAAAACAAAACGGATTATGAAACATATATACAAACAGAGGAATTGTTAACGCTGCAAAAACCGGAACAAGACTTAAGCTGTCAGGATGAATTGACCTTTCAAACCATACACCAAATTGCTGAACTGCATTTTAAATTAATGATTCAATACATGCATATAGCTCACAATCATATGACAAATGGTGAGGTGGAGGCGGCAACAGAACAAATCAGACGAGTGAATATGCATTTAGATCATTTACCCAATGTGTTTGATATGGTGAAGGTTATTAGTCCTAACGATTATCATACAATCCGCCTTGCTCTGGGGCAAGGAAGTGGTCAGGATTCCCCAGGGTTTAATGAGGTGTTACGTTTAGGTCCAACATTATGGGAACCATTTGAACGGATTCTACAAAAAAACAATCTAACACCACTAGCAATCCAACAACAACCTGAATCTTATCCTAGACTGTTTCACCTCATGCAAGCCTTAATTCGTTTTGATGAAAACTTCCAATCCTTCCGACACCAGCATCTTCAGCTTGTCCGCCGTATGATTGGTCTTCATACAAACAGCTTAAAGGGGATACCAGCTCAGATGCTAGAAAAAGGCGTGAAATATGAGTTCTTCCCTAAACTATGGGAAAGTATATGTGAGTTAACGGATTGGACGGGGTCAAGCTATAATACCAAACCTCTTGATAAAAATTAA
- a CDS encoding acyl-CoA thioesterase, translating to MEKKPCIDSLVVKNSHVLPTDTNNHGTLFGGQLMAYIDDVAAIAATRHARATVVTASTDSVDFLYPVNAGDAICLEAFVTWTRNTSMEVFVKAVKEELLTGKRAVCATAFITMVAVDDNNTPQEVPTAYPETDEENWLHSGAAARAQHRKERRGVSKEFANRFGTDFPWKRD from the coding sequence ATGGAAAAGAAACCTTGTATTGACTCACTTGTAGTAAAAAATTCCCACGTACTCCCAACAGACACAAATAATCATGGCACCCTATTTGGAGGTCAGCTCATGGCGTACATTGATGATGTAGCAGCCATTGCAGCAACCCGTCATGCTCGTGCAACAGTCGTAACAGCATCTACGGATTCTGTCGACTTTTTATACCCAGTAAATGCAGGGGATGCAATATGTCTTGAAGCATTTGTGACCTGGACTCGTAATACATCAATGGAAGTGTTTGTGAAGGCAGTTAAAGAAGAACTATTAACTGGAAAACGTGCTGTATGCGCAACAGCATTCATTACAATGGTTGCTGTTGATGACAACAACACGCCACAAGAGGTACCAACTGCATATCCAGAAACGGACGAAGAAAACTGGCTTCACTCTGGAGCTGCAGCGAGAGCCCAACACAGAAAAGAACGCCGAGGTGTTTCAAAAGAATTTGCCAACCGCTTTGGTACAGATTTCCCTTGGAAACGAGACTAA
- a CDS encoding GNAT family N-acetyltransferase, whose protein sequence is MTVFTYNSPLEYESRVQSFLLENEAMHNLPLGIIQRMKTDMGRFEKEPVLGYLDHLGEIKTVLMRTPPHMWILASHIELSDQDINILVHFFKDNHHPVPGMIGASDNVTRFAEAWKKAVGVEYEVHMKQKVFQLDEVLTHQKSPGHLIKATEDHAALAREWMHAFGQEANVVHSEDELNEVVERLLNEQTLRLWVVDGEPVSMVNQSRNTPNGTTVSAVYTPDAHKRKGYATSAVAALSQELLGEGYQFCCLYTDLSNPTSNGIYQKIGYKPVGNSMVVNFI, encoded by the coding sequence ATGACTGTTTTTACGTATAATAGTCCACTTGAATACGAAAGTAGAGTACAATCTTTTTTATTAGAGAATGAAGCTATGCATAACCTCCCTTTAGGGATAATCCAACGCATGAAAACAGATATGGGGCGATTTGAAAAGGAGCCAGTACTTGGCTACTTAGATCACCTTGGGGAAATTAAGACGGTTCTTATGCGAACTCCACCACATATGTGGATCTTAGCTTCACATATTGAGTTATCAGATCAAGATATTAATATCCTTGTACACTTTTTCAAAGACAATCATCACCCAGTTCCCGGGATGATTGGAGCATCAGATAATGTCACACGGTTTGCGGAAGCATGGAAGAAGGCAGTTGGTGTGGAGTATGAAGTACATATGAAGCAAAAAGTGTTTCAACTCGATGAAGTACTCACACACCAAAAAAGTCCAGGTCACTTAATAAAAGCAACGGAAGACCATGCTGCTTTAGCCCGTGAATGGATGCATGCTTTTGGTCAGGAAGCTAATGTGGTTCATTCCGAAGATGAACTAAATGAGGTAGTAGAGAGGTTATTGAATGAACAAACACTCCGACTATGGGTGGTGGACGGTGAACCGGTATCAATGGTGAACCAATCTAGAAACACACCTAATGGTACTACCGTTAGCGCCGTATATACACCTGATGCACATAAACGAAAAGGCTACGCAACTTCCGCTGTAGCCGCACTATCACAAGAGTTATTGGGTGAAGGATATCAATTCTGTTGTTTGTATACAGACTTATCAAATCCTACGTCTAATGGCATTTATCAAAAGATTGGTTATAAACCGGTCGGAAACTCCATGGTTGTGAATTTCATCTAG
- a CDS encoding DNA/RNA non-specific endonuclease, whose translation MLRYEELQKWNKELLDRQQQQALNRYMDRTEQREYTEQELKTRNPLEVDSPDRVASRESMLQGNNLAMERIIGRNDLFPIAYFQAGLQAAKSVCRIEVRDSIGRVKGHGTGFLISPSVLITNHHVLGDEEAANDSVAQFNYEKDLDGREREIKNFRFEPEQLFMTDKELDFTLVAVEGRSAEGDKLTENSYLPLEQRTGKGLVGERVSIIQHPSGSPKAVTIRENKIQDVFDDFIHYSTDTMPGSSGSPVFNDEWQVISLHHAGVPDPNDPSTFIANEGIRISSIVEYIKNHRSQVSDQAQKLVDDIVGVEQSHDDHKAEDEVPVEELSLEWYEGTQGYNSTFLGDDYEIPHPTFCEEKQKDIAPLKDGGHILNYTHFSIVMSKSRRLAFYSVVNIDGKNLRSVERADKWYLDPRINKAYQAGQDLYYDNPLDRGHIVRRIDPVWGKDAEAANEDTFHFTNCAPQHKDLNQQTWLDLENYIVENARNHDMKATVFTGPVFRSDDRIYRSVQIPVEFWKIAVMVKEDGNLSATAYLQSQKNLVENLEFAYGDYKTYQVPVQQIEALTGLTFGNLRNHDPIRGLESTIGHIIEGEDDITV comes from the coding sequence ATGCTACGGTACGAAGAACTGCAAAAGTGGAATAAGGAATTACTGGATAGGCAACAACAACAAGCCCTGAATCGCTATATGGACCGTACAGAACAACGAGAATATACAGAACAAGAATTGAAAACAAGAAATCCTCTTGAAGTAGACTCACCTGATCGTGTAGCCTCCAGGGAATCAATGCTTCAGGGGAACAACCTGGCTATGGAGCGAATCATTGGTCGAAATGATCTTTTTCCTATCGCATATTTCCAGGCCGGCTTACAGGCTGCTAAATCAGTATGTCGAATTGAAGTACGAGATAGTATTGGTCGAGTTAAAGGGCATGGTACTGGATTTCTAATATCCCCCTCTGTACTAATTACGAACCATCATGTACTTGGGGATGAGGAAGCAGCCAATGATAGTGTAGCTCAATTTAACTATGAAAAAGATCTTGACGGAAGAGAACGAGAAATTAAGAATTTTCGTTTTGAACCGGAGCAGTTATTTATGACAGATAAAGAGTTGGATTTTACTCTGGTAGCCGTTGAGGGACGTTCTGCAGAAGGGGACAAGCTTACTGAAAATAGCTATTTACCATTAGAACAACGGACAGGGAAAGGCTTAGTAGGAGAGCGTGTCTCTATTATTCAACATCCATCCGGGTCACCTAAGGCTGTTACCATTAGAGAGAACAAAATTCAGGACGTTTTTGATGATTTTATTCATTACTCCACAGACACTATGCCTGGTTCGTCTGGATCACCTGTTTTTAATGATGAGTGGCAAGTGATATCCCTTCACCATGCAGGAGTACCAGATCCGAATGATCCTTCTACCTTTATTGCTAATGAAGGCATTCGCATAAGTAGCATTGTAGAATATATAAAAAACCATCGTTCACAGGTAAGTGATCAAGCTCAGAAACTAGTGGATGATATTGTAGGAGTAGAACAGAGCCATGATGATCATAAGGCTGAAGATGAAGTTCCAGTTGAAGAGTTAAGTTTAGAGTGGTATGAGGGCACACAGGGATATAATTCAACTTTTTTAGGGGATGACTATGAAATTCCCCATCCAACATTTTGTGAGGAGAAACAAAAAGACATTGCTCCATTAAAGGATGGAGGGCACATTTTGAACTATACCCACTTTTCCATCGTTATGAGTAAATCCAGACGTCTGGCATTTTATTCTGTGGTCAATATCGATGGGAAGAATTTACGTTCTGTCGAGCGAGCTGATAAATGGTATCTTGATCCTCGCATCAATAAGGCATATCAGGCGGGCCAAGATTTATACTATGACAATCCACTGGACCGTGGTCATATTGTCCGTCGTATTGACCCAGTATGGGGGAAAGATGCAGAAGCGGCAAATGAAGATACGTTTCATTTCACAAACTGTGCACCACAACATAAGGATTTAAATCAACAAACGTGGCTTGATTTGGAAAATTATATTGTCGAGAATGCCAGAAACCATGATATGAAAGCTACTGTTTTTACGGGGCCAGTATTTCGAAGTGATGACAGAATCTATCGTAGTGTGCAAATTCCAGTAGAGTTTTGGAAAATTGCTGTCATGGTAAAAGAGGATGGGAATCTTTCCGCGACGGCTTACCTTCAATCTCAAAAAAATTTAGTAGAAAATCTTGAGTTCGCATATGGCGATTACAAAACGTATCAAGTTCCTGTTCAACAAATCGAAGCATTAACAGGTCTAACGTTTGGAAACCTACGAAACCATGATCCAATCAGAGGACTTGAATCTACAATTGGTCATATTATTGAAGGAGAAGATGATATAACGGTATGA
- a CDS encoding helix-turn-helix domain-containing protein gives MQNEQLTAVFKALSHPTRMSILDLLKEGPKTTGELDLSFPEVSRYAVMKHLNTLEEANLLVIRREGRSRLNYLNAVPLQQVYERWVSKYESSIAGSLTSIKQLVEGSNVDMTEHGLQHDSFQLEQEVEIQASPDKVFHSLTTDIGQWWAYRLCGEGSKLTLSPQPGGYFLEEGVNGANALWGTVMYIKDNEEIRLNGLLGMTGAVNSAYSFKLEPKGEATLLKLSHHAVGLLDPEWGRMHDEGWKELLGTFLKEYVENGKRPEIGK, from the coding sequence ATGCAAAACGAACAACTCACAGCTGTGTTTAAAGCACTCAGTCATCCAACACGAATGAGCATACTCGACCTACTAAAAGAAGGACCGAAGACAACCGGTGAGCTAGACCTCTCTTTTCCTGAAGTAAGTCGATATGCTGTTATGAAGCATTTAAATACATTAGAGGAAGCTAACCTTCTTGTTATTCGGCGGGAGGGACGGTCTCGCTTAAACTATTTGAATGCTGTTCCTTTACAGCAGGTGTATGAGCGTTGGGTAAGTAAGTACGAATCCAGTATTGCTGGTTCGTTAACATCAATAAAACAACTCGTTGAAGGGAGTAATGTAGACATGACAGAACACGGTTTGCAACACGATTCATTCCAACTAGAACAAGAGGTTGAAATTCAAGCTTCCCCTGATAAAGTATTCCATTCTTTAACAACTGATATTGGGCAATGGTGGGCTTACCGTTTATGCGGGGAAGGTTCGAAGCTAACTCTTTCTCCTCAACCAGGAGGTTACTTCCTAGAAGAAGGCGTAAACGGAGCTAATGCTCTTTGGGGTACAGTTATGTATATAAAAGATAATGAAGAAATCCGCTTAAACGGACTTTTAGGTATGACAGGTGCGGTGAACAGCGCATATTCTTTTAAACTAGAACCGAAGGGTGAGGCCACACTTCTGAAACTTTCTCATCATGCAGTTGGTTTGCTTGATCCTGAGTGGGGTCGTATGCACGATGAAGGATGGAAAGAGCTTCTTGGAACATTCCTTAAAGAGTATGTCGAGAACGGCAAACGACCTGAAATAGGGAAATAA
- the recQ gene encoding DNA helicase RecQ, translating into MLKQAHDILEQYFGFSSFRQGQQQVIEHILQGQNTLGIMPTGGGKSICYQIPGLVEEGTALIISPLISLMKDQVDSLTSLGISATYINSSLSSEEQFERLRNASNGQYDFVYVAPERFDSESFLRSLRSTRLSLIAFDEAHCISQWGHDFRPSYRSVVRNIQRLGTLPPIVALTATATKEVTRDIQQLLSISEKCVVNTGFARDNLHFRIVKGKEKHDFIQDYVRSRPNESGIIYASTRKDVDRLHQWLTKEGYLVDKYHAGLTEDERKEAQNSFIQEETTIMVATNAFGMGIDKSNVRYVIHYALPMNIESYYQEAGRAGRDGEPSDCILLFSAKDIQLQKFLIEQSLMEEDKKSVEYQKLQQMINYCHTDRCLQEYMLSYFKDPFEHPPCEKCSNCLHEGELKDITKEAQMILSCTKRMDERFGSGLVAKVLKGSKSQKVMDGRFQKLSTYGLLSHLTEKEITQIIQFLVAEGYLSVGEGKFPLLRLTSESLSVLKGEVTVSMLIESTAVAVREENYDEDMFENLRILRKSIAEEHNIPPYIVFSDATLKELCKYQPKTKEEMLQIKGIGEKKFEQYGQIFLEALHSNNAQQVT; encoded by the coding sequence ATGCTGAAGCAAGCTCATGACATACTAGAGCAATATTTCGGGTTTTCATCATTTCGTCAAGGACAGCAACAAGTAATTGAGCATATATTACAAGGTCAAAACACATTAGGAATCATGCCCACTGGTGGCGGAAAATCGATTTGTTATCAAATTCCCGGACTTGTAGAAGAGGGGACAGCGCTTATTATCTCTCCCCTGATCTCGTTAATGAAGGACCAAGTCGACTCCTTAACATCACTAGGTATATCCGCTACATATATCAATAGCTCCTTATCTTCTGAGGAGCAATTCGAAAGATTGAGAAATGCTTCTAACGGGCAGTACGATTTTGTCTATGTTGCCCCGGAACGCTTTGATTCCGAATCATTTCTCCGATCACTTAGATCGACACGTCTTTCATTGATTGCATTTGATGAAGCTCATTGTATCTCTCAATGGGGGCATGATTTCAGACCAAGTTATCGATCTGTCGTACGGAATATTCAACGTCTTGGAACACTCCCCCCCATCGTCGCACTTACTGCAACTGCTACAAAAGAAGTGACACGTGATATACAGCAATTGTTATCTATTTCAGAAAAATGTGTTGTAAATACAGGGTTTGCCAGGGATAATTTGCATTTTCGTATTGTTAAAGGAAAAGAAAAGCATGACTTTATCCAGGATTATGTACGCTCCAGACCAAATGAATCAGGGATTATTTATGCCTCTACTCGTAAAGATGTGGACCGATTGCACCAATGGCTTACGAAAGAAGGATATCTGGTCGATAAGTATCATGCAGGGTTAACAGAGGATGAACGTAAAGAAGCGCAAAATTCATTTATCCAAGAAGAAACGACCATAATGGTTGCAACGAACGCATTCGGAATGGGAATCGATAAATCGAATGTGCGCTATGTTATCCACTACGCTTTACCCATGAATATTGAATCCTATTATCAAGAAGCTGGACGTGCTGGTCGAGACGGGGAACCAAGTGACTGTATTCTACTTTTTTCTGCCAAAGATATTCAGCTTCAAAAGTTCTTGATTGAACAATCACTAATGGAAGAGGATAAGAAGTCTGTTGAATATCAGAAGCTACAACAAATGATAAATTACTGTCATACAGACCGTTGTTTACAGGAATACATGCTAAGCTATTTCAAAGACCCATTTGAACATCCTCCATGTGAAAAATGTAGTAATTGCCTCCACGAAGGAGAACTTAAGGACATCACCAAAGAAGCACAAATGATTCTATCATGCACGAAACGCATGGATGAACGCTTTGGGTCTGGACTTGTAGCCAAAGTACTAAAGGGATCGAAGAGTCAGAAAGTGATGGATGGACGTTTCCAAAAGCTTTCAACTTACGGCTTACTCTCCCACCTAACAGAAAAAGAGATTACCCAGATAATTCAATTCCTTGTAGCTGAAGGATATCTTTCTGTTGGAGAAGGAAAATTCCCATTACTCCGCTTAACATCAGAATCATTGTCTGTTTTAAAAGGAGAAGTCACTGTCTCTATGCTAATTGAATCAACAGCTGTAGCTGTTAGAGAAGAAAACTATGATGAAGACATGTTTGAAAACCTTCGAATCCTTCGTAAATCAATCGCAGAAGAGCATAACATTCCTCCATATATTGTGTTCTCTGATGCTACTTTGAAAGAACTATGTAAATATCAGCCTAAAACCAAGGAAGAGATGCTCCAAATAAAGGGGATTGGAGAGAAGAAGTTCGAACAATATGGCCAGATCTTTTTAGAAGCACTCCATTCCAATAATGCACAACAAGTCACCTAA
- a CDS encoding WD40 repeat domain-containing protein translates to MNPLIIHAHSSHVNKVIFSPNEKFLVSAGFSGELKLWDVENGELLQRFEGHTKTVNGIEFADQGETLLSGSADGSFRKWNVATGECTDTLNEQKKGIGSLILAKDQSFVVTSSPDYMLAVRPLPEGEISNRIKADKKNVGIMALNQSSTLVATGGMGNYIRFYNVSTGNLVTSIDAHDTAVMSFQFFDNDEKGVSIGYMGDVKVWDLQKNEVLRECKIGEKGYYSLDVSPDETQVAISMPYQVSLLNLHDLEEDSILYVKPKGNYGISYSPSGQYLGLASADKRVRVWRMNTK, encoded by the coding sequence ATGAATCCACTTATTATTCACGCTCATTCTTCTCACGTTAACAAAGTTATTTTTTCTCCTAATGAGAAATTTCTAGTTTCAGCAGGATTTAGTGGGGAATTGAAACTTTGGGATGTAGAGAATGGTGAACTCCTTCAACGTTTTGAAGGACACACTAAAACGGTAAATGGAATAGAGTTCGCAGATCAAGGTGAAACCTTACTATCTGGGTCCGCAGATGGTTCGTTTCGGAAATGGAATGTAGCTACAGGTGAATGTACAGACACATTAAACGAACAGAAGAAAGGTATTGGATCTCTAATACTCGCCAAAGATCAATCATTTGTGGTTACTAGTTCACCGGATTATATGTTAGCAGTAAGGCCGCTACCTGAAGGAGAAATTTCCAATCGTATAAAAGCAGATAAGAAGAACGTTGGGATTATGGCTCTAAATCAATCTTCAACCCTAGTTGCTACAGGTGGTATGGGTAATTACATTCGTTTTTATAATGTATCTACTGGAAACCTAGTAACCTCAATTGATGCTCATGATACAGCTGTAATGTCTTTTCAGTTCTTTGATAATGATGAAAAGGGTGTATCTATTGGTTATATGGGAGATGTAAAAGTGTGGGACCTTCAAAAAAATGAGGTTTTACGTGAATGTAAGATAGGTGAAAAAGGCTACTATTCATTAGATGTATCACCTGATGAAACACAAGTAGCGATTAGTATGCCTTATCAAGTTAGTCTTCTTAACCTACATGATTTAGAGGAAGATAGTATTTTATACGTAAAGCCAAAAGGGAACTACGGAATCTCATATTCTCCCTCAGGACAGTACTTAGGTTTAGCTTCTGCGGACAAACGAGTAAGAGTATGGCGAATGAATACAAAGTGA
- a CDS encoding BCCT family transporter produces MSNKKQEHTSKIDWPVFGLSGGLLVLFVIAAFWNIDAVKTFVNSGFAWSSKYFGAFWQVLMLLHFLVGLYIAFSRYGNVRLGFLEKPELSTFKWLSIIMATLLAGGGVFWAAAEPMYHFLTVPPMHEGIDAKSQAAIMPALAQSYMHWGFLAWAILGTLSAVVMMYGHYHKGMPMKPRTLLYPIFGEKLNNNILGTLVDAFSIIAVAAGTIGPIGFLGLQASYGLSALFGLPDAFSTQLAIIIALVIVTTISAVTGLHKGIQALSNFNVRLAIGLIFFVLLFGPGGFIIDSFVSSFGFYAENFISISTFRGDTGWLGSWTVFFWGWFIGYGPMMAILVSRISRGRTIRQIIMAVAIIAPLVTTFWFTVVGGSGIFYELQNAGSVSEQLNNGGMPAAMIAITEQLPLASIISPLFLLLTIIFVITTGDSMSYTIAMAVSGEGNPKVSLRVFWSILMGSIAAILLFIGEGSIGSLQSFIVVTAVPVSILLLPMLWLAPKVSNELLHEQGLNKD; encoded by the coding sequence ATGTCTAACAAAAAACAAGAACACACCTCCAAAATTGACTGGCCCGTATTTGGTCTAAGTGGAGGACTACTAGTATTATTCGTAATAGCAGCATTCTGGAACATTGATGCAGTAAAAACCTTTGTTAACTCAGGATTTGCTTGGTCATCTAAGTACTTTGGTGCATTCTGGCAAGTACTCATGCTTTTGCATTTCTTAGTTGGGCTTTATATTGCGTTTTCACGCTATGGAAATGTGAGATTAGGATTTTTAGAAAAACCGGAATTAAGTACATTTAAATGGTTATCCATTATTATGGCAACATTACTTGCAGGAGGCGGCGTATTTTGGGCAGCGGCAGAGCCGATGTATCACTTTTTAACAGTTCCTCCTATGCATGAAGGAATTGATGCAAAATCTCAAGCAGCCATTATGCCTGCATTAGCACAGAGCTATATGCACTGGGGCTTTTTAGCTTGGGCAATCCTTGGTACCTTAAGTGCTGTTGTAATGATGTATGGTCATTATCATAAAGGCATGCCGATGAAACCAAGAACATTACTTTATCCGATTTTTGGAGAGAAGCTAAATAATAACATTCTTGGTACATTAGTGGATGCATTCTCTATTATTGCTGTAGCAGCAGGTACAATTGGACCAATTGGATTCTTGGGTCTACAAGCAAGTTATGGACTATCAGCGTTATTTGGACTGCCTGATGCATTTTCAACGCAACTTGCTATCATTATTGCACTTGTCATTGTTACGACAATTTCTGCAGTAACTGGTCTTCATAAAGGTATTCAAGCGTTAAGTAACTTTAATGTTCGATTAGCAATAGGTCTAATTTTCTTTGTTCTGTTATTTGGCCCTGGAGGCTTTATTATAGATTCATTCGTATCTTCTTTCGGATTCTATGCGGAGAACTTTATCTCCATCAGTACGTTCCGTGGAGATACAGGATGGTTAGGTAGCTGGACTGTATTCTTCTGGGGTTGGTTTATTGGATATGGACCAATGATGGCTATCCTTGTAAGCCGGATCTCCCGAGGAAGAACAATTCGCCAAATTATTATGGCTGTAGCCATTATTGCACCACTTGTAACGACATTCTGGTTCACCGTTGTCGGAGGATCTGGTATTTTCTATGAACTACAAAATGCTGGCTCTGTATCTGAACAGTTAAATAATGGCGGTATGCCTGCAGCGATGATTGCTATCACAGAGCAATTACCATTAGCAAGCATCATTTCTCCATTATTCTTGTTACTAACGATTATTTTCGTTATTACAACAGGAGACTCCATGTCTTATACAATCGCAATGGCTGTTTCTGGTGAAGGAAATCCGAAAGTTTCCTTACGTGTCTTCTGGTCTATCCTTATGGGTTCGATTGCAGCCATACTGTTGTTTATTGGTGAAGGTAGTATAGGTTCCTTACAGAGCTTTATTGTGGTAACAGCCGTACCGGTTTCCATCCTATTGTTACCAATGTTGTGGTTAGCACCAAAAGTGTCTAATGAACTACTTCATGAACAAGGTTTAAATAAAGATTAA
- a CDS encoding NADP-dependent oxidoreductase, giving the protein MMKAVVIEQYGGKEQLKEKEVPKPEINDEQILIEMRSTSVNPIDWKVREGYMKDVLDWSFPIILGWDAAGVVSKVGNNVTQFKEGDRVFTRPETTPDGTYKEYIAVEEHLVAHMPERVSFEEAAAAPLAGLTAWQCLFETANLKEGEKVLIHAGSGGVGHYAIQIAKAVGAYVATTASGKNKEFVETLGADHFIDYKTEQFENILEDYDVVLDTIGGDVQEKSFEVLKKGGRLVSITQQPSEELANKYNVEATAIFLQPKGEQLRKLADLMQQGKVKSIVSKAFPLSVEGIQKAHELSESHHAKGKVVIQVQPSAC; this is encoded by the coding sequence ATGATGAAAGCAGTAGTTATTGAACAATATGGTGGTAAGGAACAATTAAAGGAAAAAGAAGTTCCGAAACCTGAAATAAATGATGAACAAATATTGATTGAAATGCGCTCAACATCCGTTAACCCAATTGATTGGAAAGTTCGCGAAGGGTATATGAAGGACGTACTAGATTGGAGCTTTCCGATTATTCTAGGATGGGATGCAGCTGGCGTTGTCTCTAAGGTTGGTAACAATGTAACCCAATTTAAAGAAGGCGATCGTGTATTCACAAGACCTGAAACGACGCCGGATGGCACGTATAAAGAATATATTGCAGTAGAAGAACATTTAGTGGCTCACATGCCCGAAAGAGTGAGCTTTGAAGAAGCTGCTGCTGCGCCTTTAGCAGGATTAACAGCATGGCAATGCCTATTTGAAACAGCGAACCTTAAAGAAGGAGAAAAGGTTCTTATCCATGCAGGTTCAGGTGGAGTAGGACATTATGCTATTCAAATTGCTAAGGCAGTAGGAGCATATGTGGCTACAACAGCCAGTGGCAAGAACAAAGAATTTGTAGAGACATTAGGCGCAGATCATTTTATTGACTACAAAACAGAGCAATTCGAGAATATCCTTGAAGATTATGATGTTGTACTAGATACGATAGGTGGAGACGTTCAGGAAAAAAGTTTTGAGGTATTAAAGAAAGGTGGACGTCTCGTATCTATTACTCAGCAACCTTCTGAGGAACTTGCTAATAAATATAACGTAGAAGCTACAGCTATCTTTTTGCAACCAAAAGGGGAGCAACTAAGGAAGTTAGCGGATTTAATGCAGCAAGGAAAAGTTAAATCCATTGTTAGCAAGGCATTCCCATTAAGTGTAGAGGGAATTCAAAAGGCACATGAATTAAGTGAATCTCACCATGCAAAAGGTAAAGTCGTTATTCAAGTACAACCATCTGCTTGTTAA